In the Setaria italica strain Yugu1 chromosome VI, Setaria_italica_v2.0, whole genome shotgun sequence genome, one interval contains:
- the LOC101772471 gene encoding putative receptor-like protein kinase At1g80870 → MPSRLLLQQPLPPPAPPPPPLPATNHHLRRALLAAIAASAAVAAALLLLLALVLLLRRRRRRHPTLPFSPPPDPARPLRRYSRRALRRATGGFPPSRLLGRGAASPVYLATFPDASLAAVKTCASPHELHLLASLPDSPRLVSLLGYSPGSGSGSGAGGAAAAERPLLLVFEYMPQGSLQGALFGGGGDAATRDAQFLDWPKRLAVIRDVARALAFLHAECQPPVVHGDLKPSNVLLDADFRAKLADFGLARFKTPDAVAASGAAGDDFMSQELGEAGDHLSTTASAAGGARTDTKDESGPAGAWGKEWWWKQDGSGELDSRDYVAEWIGSQICPERNPDWADENDGDANDHKNSPSGTDEQAVSASPEDKKNADGNGNVVDGSKKEATKMREWWKEEFFEEMSKKGPSFDKRRGGGKPWLRSISMNTGHGHGNGDSNVEPSALDLSFRRGRKRSRRRGRSVGSDIHSGCGGDFLSRELSSTTSMRGTVCYVAPECGGGPCEHGSELLEKADVYSFGVLVLVILSGRRPLHILSSPMKLEKANLVSWCRQLARAGNVLELMDERLDGGYDKDQAAQCVQLALLCLQRQPELRPDSTDIVKILDGEMELPPAPVEFSPSPRVRPFPRSSRRAPQPDAAE, encoded by the coding sequence ATGCCTTCCCGCCTTCTCCTCCAGCAGCcactcccgccgcccgcgccgccgccgcctccgcttcccGCCACgaaccaccacctccgccgcgccctcctcgccgctatcgccgcctccgccgcggtcgcggcggcactgctgctcctgctcgccctcgtcctcctcctccggcgccggcgccggcggcaccccacgctccccttctccccgccgccggacccgGCGCGCCCGCTCCGCCGCTACTCCCGCCGCGCTCTGCGCCGCGCCACGGGCGGGTTCCCCCCGTCCCGCCtcctcggccgcggcgccgcctcgccggtcTACCTCGCCACCTTCCCCGACgcctcgctcgccgccgtcAAGACCTGCGCGTCGCCGCACGAGCTCCACCTCCTCGCGTCGCTCCCGGACTCACCACGCCTCGTCTCGCTACTTGGCTACTCCCCCGGCTcaggctccggctccggcgccggcggcgccgcggccgccgaacgcccgctcctcctcgtcttcgAGTACATGCCCCAGGGCTCCCTCCAGGGCGCGCTcttcggaggcggcggcgacgctgcCACCCGCGACGCGCAGTTCCTGGATTGGCCCAAGCGGCTCGCCGTCATCCGCGACGTGGCGCGCGCGCTCGCCTTCCTCCACGCCGAGTGCCAGCCGCCCGTCGTGCACGGCGACCTCAAGCCCAGCAACGTCCTCCTCGACGCTGATTTCCGCGCCAAGCTCGCCGACTTCGGCCTCGCGCGCTTCAAGACtcccgacgccgtcgccgcttccggcgccgccggggacgatTTCATGAGCCAGGAGCTCGGCGAGGCCGGCGACCACctctccaccaccgcctccgctgCCGGCGGTGCCAGAACGGATACCAAGGACGAGTCTGGCCCGGCTGGCGCCTGGGGAAAGGAGTGGTGGTGGAAGCAGGACGGCAGCGGCGAGCTTGACTCGAGGGATTACGTCGCCGAGTGGATTGGCAGCCAAATCTGCCCGGAGAGGAACCCGGATTGGGCCGACGAGAACGACGGCGACGCCAACGATCACAAGAACTCGCCCTCCGGCACGGACGAACAAGCCGTGTCAGCCTCGCCGGAGGACAAGAAGAACGCCGACGGCAACGGCAATGTCGTCGACGGCTCTAAGAAGGAGGCGACCAAGATGAGGGAGTGGTGGAAAGAGGAGTTCTTCGAGGAGATGAGCAAGAAGGGGCCCAGCTTCGAcaagcgccgcggcggcggcaagccgTGGCTCCGTTCGATCAGCATGAAcaccggccacggccacggcaaCGGCGACAGCAATGTCGAGCCGAGCGCTCTGGACCTCAGCTTCCGTAGAGGCCGGAagcggagccggcggcgcggccggtcAGTGGGCAGCGACATCCacagcggctgcggcggggaCTTCCTCAGCCGGGAGCTGAGCAGCACGACGAGCATGCGCGGCACGGTGTGCTACGTCGCGCCGGAGTGCGGCGGCGGGCCGTGCGAGCACGGCAGCGAGCTGCTGGAAAAGgccgacgtgtacagcttcggcgtgcTCGTGCTGGTGATCCtgtccggccggcggccgctgcaCATCCTGTCGTCGCCGATGAAGCTGGAGAAGGCCAACCTGGTGAGCTGGTGCCGGCAGCTGGCGCGCGCCGGGAACgtgctcgagctcatggacgaGAGGCTGGACGGCGGATACGACAAGGACCAGGCCGCGCAGTGCGTGCAGCTCGCGCTGCTCTGCCTGCAGCGGCAGCCGGAGCTCCGGCCGGACAGCACTGACATTGTCAAGATCCTGGACGGCGAGAtggagctgccgccggcgccggtggagtTCTCGCCGTCGCCCCGCGTGCGGCCGTTCCCGCGGTcgtcgcgccgcgcgccgcagccAGATGCTGCCGAGTGA